Proteins from a genomic interval of Corythoichthys intestinalis isolate RoL2023-P3 chromosome 3, ASM3026506v1, whole genome shotgun sequence:
- the LOC130913473 gene encoding coiled-coil domain-containing protein 112 isoform X2 yields MAALATTSQQSTNESDTAPSPTNRESVDQRESRQRALQFLKEAQCTRRLVEKLEKDRSLSVQCRRNGWTDVATELDEYEKTLVGQRSAEKMQLCKQLAKIQNGVRQFQDVLINIQPSTEMIEKLKEIMSEVEISISELKEQQRLSTGELLKEERMCSQGMDAYKKKIENWDLYSKSDSRVATVPAVKQSKALDRDLPIEVQALEGFLQRTGGICGGWDEFDHQAFLKVWTKYSGQVGLKKEAKLYLPNKSPEEVAEHKQWYQELIYLQNKRREAIQKWKSKKQVEHEMRIQKQVEAAEAKRMEKHTKCQQKNEEKKRLLAQQLEAWKEAKRRKGEEKRAEKIQNRTAKVCKTKERRVEQEDSNKTRKGKEMTKTIDYLIKRDLKQLQAKQQEKLLRQKQEKEHHERILAKLKEKVDGHIGRDPARLTQPTKGWEERMKCAGASGGRLLRYMSHRSVVCNTLLCLMLICYTLVLP; encoded by the exons AATGAATCAGACACTGCCCCTTCACCTACTAACAGAGAAAGTGTAGATCAGAGAGAATCCAGACAAAGAGCGCTGCAGTTTCTTAAGGAAGCCCAATGCACCAGGAGACT GGTTGAGAAGTTGGAAAAAGACAGGTCACTCAGTGTTCAGTGTAGGAGAAATGGATGGACGGATGTTGCGACAGAGCTGGACGAATATGAGAAAACACTTGTGGGACAAAGAAGTGCAGAAA AGATGCAACTTTGCAAGCAGTTGgctaaaattcaaaatggcgtaAGGCAATTCCAGGACGTACTAATAAACATTCAGCCAAGTACAGAGA TGATCGAGAAACTGAAGGAGATCATGTCCGAGGTAGAAATTTCAATCAGCGAGCTGAAAGAACAGCAGCGCTTAAG TACGGGAGAACTGTTGAAGGAGGAGAGGATGTGCTCACAGGGGATGGATGCCTATAAAAAGAAGATTGAAAACTGGGATCTTTACAGCAAGTCTGACTCCCGTGTCGCTACAGTTCCAGCCGTTAAG CAGAGCAAAGCTTTGGACCGAGACCTTCCCATCGAGGTTCAGGCTCTGGAAGGTTTCCTTCAGAGGACGGGAGGCATCTGCGGTGGTTGGGATGAATTTGATCACCAGGCCTTCCTCAAG GTGTGGACAAAGTACAGTGGACAGGTGGGCTTAAAGAAAGAGGCCAAACTGTATCTGCCCAATAAAAGTCCGGAAGAGGTGGCAGAACATAAACAGTGGTACCAAGAGCTGATTTACCTGCAGAACAAGAGGAGAGAG GCAATCCAAAAGTGGAAGAGCAAGAAGCAAGTGGAACACGAAATGCGCATACAGAAGCAGGTGGAAGCCGCGGAAGCTAAAAGGATGGAAAAGCacaccaagtgccagcagaaaaA TGAGGAAAAGAAAAGGTTGTTGGCACAGCAGCTGGAGGCATGGAAGGAAGCCAAGAGAAGGAAAGGTGAGGAGAAACGAGCTGAGAAGATCCAGAACAGAACGGCCAAAGTATGTAAG ACCAAGGAGAGAAGAGTGGAGCAGGAGGACAGCAATAAGACAAGGAAGGGAAAGGAGATGACAAAGACCATCGACTACTTGATTAAAAGG GATCTCAAGCAACTGCAGGCCAAGCAACAGGAGAAGCTGCTGAGGCAAAAACAGGAAAAGGAGCATCATGAGAGGATTCTGGCTAAACTGAAGGAAAAG GTTGACGGTCATATTGGCAGAGATCCAGCTAGATTGACGCAGCCCACCAAGGGTTGGGAGGAGCGCATGAAATGTGCAGGAGCCTCAGGAGGAAGACTACTGCGCTATATGTCTCACAGGTCTGTTGTTTGTAATACGTTGTTGTGCTTAATGCTGATTTGTTACACATTAGTACTTccataa
- the LOC130913473 gene encoding coiled-coil domain-containing protein 112 isoform X5, translating into MAALATTSQQSTQNESDTAPSPTNRESVDQRESRQRALQFLKEAQCTRRLVEKLEKDRSLSVQCRRNGWTDVATELDEYEKTLVGQRSAEKMQLCKQLAKIQNGVRQFQDVLINIQPSTEMIEKLKEIMSEVEISISELKEQQRLSTGELLKEERMCSQGMDAYKKKIENWDLYSKSDSRVATVPAVKQSKALDRDLPIEVQALEGFLQRTGGICGGWDEFDHQAFLKVWTKYSGQVGLKKEAKLYLPNKSPEEVAEHKQWYQELIYLQNKRREAIQKWKSKKQVEHEMRIQKQVEAAEAKRMEKHTKCQQKNEEKKRLLAQQLEAWKEAKRRKGEEKRAEKIQNRTAKVCKTKERRVEQEDSNKTRKGKEMTKTIDYLIKRDLKQLQAKQQEKLLRQKQEKEHHERILAKLKEKVDGHIGRDPARLTQPTKGWEERMKCAGASGGRLLRYMSHRPVPSRRLEL; encoded by the exons CAGAATGAATCAGACACTGCCCCTTCACCTACTAACAGAGAAAGTGTAGATCAGAGAGAATCCAGACAAAGAGCGCTGCAGTTTCTTAAGGAAGCCCAATGCACCAGGAGACT GGTTGAGAAGTTGGAAAAAGACAGGTCACTCAGTGTTCAGTGTAGGAGAAATGGATGGACGGATGTTGCGACAGAGCTGGACGAATATGAGAAAACACTTGTGGGACAAAGAAGTGCAGAAA AGATGCAACTTTGCAAGCAGTTGgctaaaattcaaaatggcgtaAGGCAATTCCAGGACGTACTAATAAACATTCAGCCAAGTACAGAGA TGATCGAGAAACTGAAGGAGATCATGTCCGAGGTAGAAATTTCAATCAGCGAGCTGAAAGAACAGCAGCGCTTAAG TACGGGAGAACTGTTGAAGGAGGAGAGGATGTGCTCACAGGGGATGGATGCCTATAAAAAGAAGATTGAAAACTGGGATCTTTACAGCAAGTCTGACTCCCGTGTCGCTACAGTTCCAGCCGTTAAG CAGAGCAAAGCTTTGGACCGAGACCTTCCCATCGAGGTTCAGGCTCTGGAAGGTTTCCTTCAGAGGACGGGAGGCATCTGCGGTGGTTGGGATGAATTTGATCACCAGGCCTTCCTCAAG GTGTGGACAAAGTACAGTGGACAGGTGGGCTTAAAGAAAGAGGCCAAACTGTATCTGCCCAATAAAAGTCCGGAAGAGGTGGCAGAACATAAACAGTGGTACCAAGAGCTGATTTACCTGCAGAACAAGAGGAGAGAG GCAATCCAAAAGTGGAAGAGCAAGAAGCAAGTGGAACACGAAATGCGCATACAGAAGCAGGTGGAAGCCGCGGAAGCTAAAAGGATGGAAAAGCacaccaagtgccagcagaaaaA TGAGGAAAAGAAAAGGTTGTTGGCACAGCAGCTGGAGGCATGGAAGGAAGCCAAGAGAAGGAAAGGTGAGGAGAAACGAGCTGAGAAGATCCAGAACAGAACGGCCAAAGTATGTAAG ACCAAGGAGAGAAGAGTGGAGCAGGAGGACAGCAATAAGACAAGGAAGGGAAAGGAGATGACAAAGACCATCGACTACTTGATTAAAAGG GATCTCAAGCAACTGCAGGCCAAGCAACAGGAGAAGCTGCTGAGGCAAAAACAGGAAAAGGAGCATCATGAGAGGATTCTGGCTAAACTGAAGGAAAAG GTTGACGGTCATATTGGCAGAGATCCAGCTAGATTGACGCAGCCCACCAAGGGTTGGGAGGAGCGCATGAAATGTGCAGGAGCCTCAGGAGGAAGACTACTGCGCTATATGTCTCACAG gccTGTTCCTAGCCGGAGACTGGAACTATGA
- the LOC130913473 gene encoding coiled-coil domain-containing protein 112 isoform X3: MAALATTSQQSTQNESDTAPSPTNRESVDQRESRQRALQFLKEAQCTRRLVEKLEKDRSLSVQCRRNGWTDVATELDEYEKTLVGQRSAEKMQLCKQLAKIQNGVRQFQDVLINIQPSTEMIEKLKEIMSEVEISISELKEQQRLSTGELLKEERMCSQGMDAYKKKIENWDLYSKSDSRVATVPAVKSKALDRDLPIEVQALEGFLQRTGGICGGWDEFDHQAFLKVWTKYSGQVGLKKEAKLYLPNKSPEEVAEHKQWYQELIYLQNKRREAIQKWKSKKQVEHEMRIQKQVEAAEAKRMEKHTKCQQKNEEKKRLLAQQLEAWKEAKRRKGEEKRAEKIQNRTAKVCKTKERRVEQEDSNKTRKGKEMTKTIDYLIKRDLKQLQAKQQEKLLRQKQEKEHHERILAKLKEKVDGHIGRDPARLTQPTKGWEERMKCAGASGGRLLRYMSHRSVVCNTLLCLMLICYTLVLP; the protein is encoded by the exons CAGAATGAATCAGACACTGCCCCTTCACCTACTAACAGAGAAAGTGTAGATCAGAGAGAATCCAGACAAAGAGCGCTGCAGTTTCTTAAGGAAGCCCAATGCACCAGGAGACT GGTTGAGAAGTTGGAAAAAGACAGGTCACTCAGTGTTCAGTGTAGGAGAAATGGATGGACGGATGTTGCGACAGAGCTGGACGAATATGAGAAAACACTTGTGGGACAAAGAAGTGCAGAAA AGATGCAACTTTGCAAGCAGTTGgctaaaattcaaaatggcgtaAGGCAATTCCAGGACGTACTAATAAACATTCAGCCAAGTACAGAGA TGATCGAGAAACTGAAGGAGATCATGTCCGAGGTAGAAATTTCAATCAGCGAGCTGAAAGAACAGCAGCGCTTAAG TACGGGAGAACTGTTGAAGGAGGAGAGGATGTGCTCACAGGGGATGGATGCCTATAAAAAGAAGATTGAAAACTGGGATCTTTACAGCAAGTCTGACTCCCGTGTCGCTACAGTTCCAGCCGTTAAG AGCAAAGCTTTGGACCGAGACCTTCCCATCGAGGTTCAGGCTCTGGAAGGTTTCCTTCAGAGGACGGGAGGCATCTGCGGTGGTTGGGATGAATTTGATCACCAGGCCTTCCTCAAG GTGTGGACAAAGTACAGTGGACAGGTGGGCTTAAAGAAAGAGGCCAAACTGTATCTGCCCAATAAAAGTCCGGAAGAGGTGGCAGAACATAAACAGTGGTACCAAGAGCTGATTTACCTGCAGAACAAGAGGAGAGAG GCAATCCAAAAGTGGAAGAGCAAGAAGCAAGTGGAACACGAAATGCGCATACAGAAGCAGGTGGAAGCCGCGGAAGCTAAAAGGATGGAAAAGCacaccaagtgccagcagaaaaA TGAGGAAAAGAAAAGGTTGTTGGCACAGCAGCTGGAGGCATGGAAGGAAGCCAAGAGAAGGAAAGGTGAGGAGAAACGAGCTGAGAAGATCCAGAACAGAACGGCCAAAGTATGTAAG ACCAAGGAGAGAAGAGTGGAGCAGGAGGACAGCAATAAGACAAGGAAGGGAAAGGAGATGACAAAGACCATCGACTACTTGATTAAAAGG GATCTCAAGCAACTGCAGGCCAAGCAACAGGAGAAGCTGCTGAGGCAAAAACAGGAAAAGGAGCATCATGAGAGGATTCTGGCTAAACTGAAGGAAAAG GTTGACGGTCATATTGGCAGAGATCCAGCTAGATTGACGCAGCCCACCAAGGGTTGGGAGGAGCGCATGAAATGTGCAGGAGCCTCAGGAGGAAGACTACTGCGCTATATGTCTCACAGGTCTGTTGTTTGTAATACGTTGTTGTGCTTAATGCTGATTTGTTACACATTAGTACTTccataa
- the LOC130913473 gene encoding coiled-coil domain-containing protein 112 isoform X4 translates to MAALATTSQQSTQNESDTAPSPTNRESVDQRESRQRALQFLKEAQCTRRLVEKLEKDRSLSVQCRRNGWTDVATELDEYEKTLVGQRSAEKMQLCKQLAKIQNGVRQFQDVLINIQPSTEMIEKLKEIMSEVEISISELKEQQRLSTGELLKEERMCSQGMDAYKKKIENWDLYSKSDSRVATVPAVKQSKALDRDLPIEVQALEGFLQRTGGICGGWDEFDHQAFLKVWTKYSGQVGLKKEAKLYLPNKSPEEVAEHKQWYQELIYLQNKRREAIQKWKSKKQVEHEMRIQKQVEAAEAKRMEKHTKCQQKNEEKKRLLAQQLEAWKEAKRRKGEEKRAEKIQNRTAKTKERRVEQEDSNKTRKGKEMTKTIDYLIKRDLKQLQAKQQEKLLRQKQEKEHHERILAKLKEKVDGHIGRDPARLTQPTKGWEERMKCAGASGGRLLRYMSHRSVVCNTLLCLMLICYTLVLP, encoded by the exons CAGAATGAATCAGACACTGCCCCTTCACCTACTAACAGAGAAAGTGTAGATCAGAGAGAATCCAGACAAAGAGCGCTGCAGTTTCTTAAGGAAGCCCAATGCACCAGGAGACT GGTTGAGAAGTTGGAAAAAGACAGGTCACTCAGTGTTCAGTGTAGGAGAAATGGATGGACGGATGTTGCGACAGAGCTGGACGAATATGAGAAAACACTTGTGGGACAAAGAAGTGCAGAAA AGATGCAACTTTGCAAGCAGTTGgctaaaattcaaaatggcgtaAGGCAATTCCAGGACGTACTAATAAACATTCAGCCAAGTACAGAGA TGATCGAGAAACTGAAGGAGATCATGTCCGAGGTAGAAATTTCAATCAGCGAGCTGAAAGAACAGCAGCGCTTAAG TACGGGAGAACTGTTGAAGGAGGAGAGGATGTGCTCACAGGGGATGGATGCCTATAAAAAGAAGATTGAAAACTGGGATCTTTACAGCAAGTCTGACTCCCGTGTCGCTACAGTTCCAGCCGTTAAG CAGAGCAAAGCTTTGGACCGAGACCTTCCCATCGAGGTTCAGGCTCTGGAAGGTTTCCTTCAGAGGACGGGAGGCATCTGCGGTGGTTGGGATGAATTTGATCACCAGGCCTTCCTCAAG GTGTGGACAAAGTACAGTGGACAGGTGGGCTTAAAGAAAGAGGCCAAACTGTATCTGCCCAATAAAAGTCCGGAAGAGGTGGCAGAACATAAACAGTGGTACCAAGAGCTGATTTACCTGCAGAACAAGAGGAGAGAG GCAATCCAAAAGTGGAAGAGCAAGAAGCAAGTGGAACACGAAATGCGCATACAGAAGCAGGTGGAAGCCGCGGAAGCTAAAAGGATGGAAAAGCacaccaagtgccagcagaaaaA TGAGGAAAAGAAAAGGTTGTTGGCACAGCAGCTGGAGGCATGGAAGGAAGCCAAGAGAAGGAAAGGTGAGGAGAAACGAGCTGAGAAGATCCAGAACAGAACGGCCAAA ACCAAGGAGAGAAGAGTGGAGCAGGAGGACAGCAATAAGACAAGGAAGGGAAAGGAGATGACAAAGACCATCGACTACTTGATTAAAAGG GATCTCAAGCAACTGCAGGCCAAGCAACAGGAGAAGCTGCTGAGGCAAAAACAGGAAAAGGAGCATCATGAGAGGATTCTGGCTAAACTGAAGGAAAAG GTTGACGGTCATATTGGCAGAGATCCAGCTAGATTGACGCAGCCCACCAAGGGTTGGGAGGAGCGCATGAAATGTGCAGGAGCCTCAGGAGGAAGACTACTGCGCTATATGTCTCACAGGTCTGTTGTTTGTAATACGTTGTTGTGCTTAATGCTGATTTGTTACACATTAGTACTTccataa
- the LOC130913473 gene encoding coiled-coil domain-containing protein 112 isoform X1 produces MAALATTSQQSTQNESDTAPSPTNRESVDQRESRQRALQFLKEAQCTRRLVEKLEKDRSLSVQCRRNGWTDVATELDEYEKTLVGQRSAEKMQLCKQLAKIQNGVRQFQDVLINIQPSTEMIEKLKEIMSEVEISISELKEQQRLSTGELLKEERMCSQGMDAYKKKIENWDLYSKSDSRVATVPAVKQSKALDRDLPIEVQALEGFLQRTGGICGGWDEFDHQAFLKVWTKYSGQVGLKKEAKLYLPNKSPEEVAEHKQWYQELIYLQNKRREAIQKWKSKKQVEHEMRIQKQVEAAEAKRMEKHTKCQQKNEEKKRLLAQQLEAWKEAKRRKGEEKRAEKIQNRTAKVCKTKERRVEQEDSNKTRKGKEMTKTIDYLIKRDLKQLQAKQQEKLLRQKQEKEHHERILAKLKEKVDGHIGRDPARLTQPTKGWEERMKCAGASGGRLLRYMSHRSVVCNTLLCLMLICYTLVLP; encoded by the exons CAGAATGAATCAGACACTGCCCCTTCACCTACTAACAGAGAAAGTGTAGATCAGAGAGAATCCAGACAAAGAGCGCTGCAGTTTCTTAAGGAAGCCCAATGCACCAGGAGACT GGTTGAGAAGTTGGAAAAAGACAGGTCACTCAGTGTTCAGTGTAGGAGAAATGGATGGACGGATGTTGCGACAGAGCTGGACGAATATGAGAAAACACTTGTGGGACAAAGAAGTGCAGAAA AGATGCAACTTTGCAAGCAGTTGgctaaaattcaaaatggcgtaAGGCAATTCCAGGACGTACTAATAAACATTCAGCCAAGTACAGAGA TGATCGAGAAACTGAAGGAGATCATGTCCGAGGTAGAAATTTCAATCAGCGAGCTGAAAGAACAGCAGCGCTTAAG TACGGGAGAACTGTTGAAGGAGGAGAGGATGTGCTCACAGGGGATGGATGCCTATAAAAAGAAGATTGAAAACTGGGATCTTTACAGCAAGTCTGACTCCCGTGTCGCTACAGTTCCAGCCGTTAAG CAGAGCAAAGCTTTGGACCGAGACCTTCCCATCGAGGTTCAGGCTCTGGAAGGTTTCCTTCAGAGGACGGGAGGCATCTGCGGTGGTTGGGATGAATTTGATCACCAGGCCTTCCTCAAG GTGTGGACAAAGTACAGTGGACAGGTGGGCTTAAAGAAAGAGGCCAAACTGTATCTGCCCAATAAAAGTCCGGAAGAGGTGGCAGAACATAAACAGTGGTACCAAGAGCTGATTTACCTGCAGAACAAGAGGAGAGAG GCAATCCAAAAGTGGAAGAGCAAGAAGCAAGTGGAACACGAAATGCGCATACAGAAGCAGGTGGAAGCCGCGGAAGCTAAAAGGATGGAAAAGCacaccaagtgccagcagaaaaA TGAGGAAAAGAAAAGGTTGTTGGCACAGCAGCTGGAGGCATGGAAGGAAGCCAAGAGAAGGAAAGGTGAGGAGAAACGAGCTGAGAAGATCCAGAACAGAACGGCCAAAGTATGTAAG ACCAAGGAGAGAAGAGTGGAGCAGGAGGACAGCAATAAGACAAGGAAGGGAAAGGAGATGACAAAGACCATCGACTACTTGATTAAAAGG GATCTCAAGCAACTGCAGGCCAAGCAACAGGAGAAGCTGCTGAGGCAAAAACAGGAAAAGGAGCATCATGAGAGGATTCTGGCTAAACTGAAGGAAAAG GTTGACGGTCATATTGGCAGAGATCCAGCTAGATTGACGCAGCCCACCAAGGGTTGGGAGGAGCGCATGAAATGTGCAGGAGCCTCAGGAGGAAGACTACTGCGCTATATGTCTCACAGGTCTGTTGTTTGTAATACGTTGTTGTGCTTAATGCTGATTTGTTACACATTAGTACTTccataa